One Microbacterium marinum genomic window carries:
- a CDS encoding histidine kinase, with amino-acid sequence MRTTGIEKAASVYLALEAVAVLALSTWEMLALISGDSASVPSSIALLVLTVVAAAAVAAFAVVVWRGGSWGRSGGIVVQLLILAVAGGTLTGPDADGSIALAIAAPALVGLALLIAASRAAGPRTRLETAADEDEV; translated from the coding sequence ATGCGGACCACCGGCATCGAGAAGGCGGCGTCCGTCTACCTGGCACTCGAGGCTGTGGCCGTCCTCGCGCTGTCCACGTGGGAGATGCTCGCCCTGATCTCGGGCGACAGCGCCTCCGTGCCGAGCTCGATCGCCCTGCTCGTGCTCACGGTCGTCGCCGCCGCCGCCGTCGCCGCTTTCGCCGTCGTGGTCTGGCGCGGCGGCTCGTGGGGCAGATCCGGCGGCATCGTCGTGCAGCTGCTGATCCTCGCCGTCGCCGGCGGCACGCTCACCGGCCCCGACGCCGACGGTTCCATCGCGCTGGCCATCGCGGCGCCCGCCCTCGTCGGATTGGCGCTGCTCATCGCGGCATCCCGCGCCGCCGGCCCCCGCACCCGCCTCGAGACGGCGGCCGACGAGGACGAGGTCTGA
- a CDS encoding WhiB family transcriptional regulator, with protein MDWRDKAACLTVDPELFFPVGNTGPAVDQIEKAKAVCARCTVTELCLQYALETGQDSGVWGGLSEDERRALKRRAARARRAS; from the coding sequence ATGGATTGGCGCGACAAAGCAGCCTGCCTGACCGTCGACCCCGAACTCTTCTTCCCCGTCGGGAACACGGGTCCGGCCGTCGACCAGATCGAGAAGGCCAAGGCTGTCTGCGCCCGCTGCACCGTCACCGAGCTCTGCCTGCAGTACGCCCTTGAGACCGGTCAGGACTCGGGCGTGTGGGGTGGACTCTCGGAAGACGAGCGTCGCGCCCTCAAGCGCCGCGCTGCGCGCGCCCGTCGCGCCTCCTGA
- a CDS encoding helix-turn-helix domain-containing protein has translation MPENPNSRMLTPAQVAEMLQLEVDEIVALVLDGRLRGAKLGTPGAWRIEPQSVEDYLDDQAENARRHALWHESNAASFPELWGRGSRRTE, from the coding sequence ATGCCCGAAAACCCGAACTCGCGCATGCTGACACCCGCACAGGTCGCCGAGATGCTCCAGCTCGAGGTCGACGAGATCGTCGCCCTCGTCCTCGACGGTCGGCTGCGCGGCGCGAAGCTCGGCACGCCGGGAGCGTGGCGGATCGAGCCGCAGAGCGTCGAGGACTACCTGGATGACCAGGCGGAGAACGCCCGCCGTCACGCGCTGTGGCACGAGTCGAACGCGGCGAGCTTCCCCGAGCTGTGGGGACGGGGCAGCCGGCGCACGGAGTGA
- a CDS encoding SAF domain-containing protein, with translation MTSPESLRPRPRPFWADARFLLGIALIVISVAGVWLVVASARQTAPVFAAARTIVPGESVSADDLRVVEVALGGAGDVYASPTSLAPGAVATRTIEAGELVPRGAMGEASASTTTTVVIATVGDVSATVAPGSVVEVWAAPAADRGDYGTPRILVPSATVVSVSRDDAVVSGTQVSMELVIPRADVAATLTALGDGSGLSVVPVAGATP, from the coding sequence ATGACCAGTCCTGAGTCCCTCCGGCCGCGGCCCCGGCCTTTCTGGGCCGACGCGCGATTCCTTCTCGGGATCGCCCTGATCGTGATCTCGGTGGCGGGCGTCTGGCTTGTCGTGGCGAGTGCGCGCCAGACCGCGCCGGTGTTCGCCGCGGCCCGGACGATCGTCCCAGGAGAGTCGGTGTCGGCCGATGACCTCCGCGTGGTGGAGGTGGCGCTCGGTGGCGCGGGCGACGTCTACGCATCGCCGACGTCGCTGGCGCCCGGTGCGGTGGCGACGCGGACCATCGAAGCGGGCGAACTCGTGCCGCGAGGTGCGATGGGAGAGGCGTCCGCGTCGACGACGACGACCGTCGTCATCGCGACGGTCGGTGACGTCTCGGCCACCGTCGCCCCGGGCTCGGTCGTGGAAGTCTGGGCGGCACCGGCGGCGGACCGCGGCGACTACGGCACGCCGCGCATCCTGGTCCCGTCGGCAACCGTGGTGTCGGTGTCACGTGACGATGCGGTGGTCTCGGGGACGCAGGTCTCGATGGAGCTCGTCATCCCGCGAGCCGACGTAGCGGCGACACTCACGGCGCTGGGCGACGGATCGGGCCTGTCCGTCGTCCCCGTGGCGGGGGCGACGCCGTGA
- a CDS encoding histidine kinase N-terminal domain-containing protein: MSTLSDLVYAQGRSHAADVEWLHRLAGDGQLLADLAFADIVIWVPTADDSFIAVAHARPGGAATLFYRDIVGDLVRPQWRTQVKDAFTQARVVDSASPDWFEETPTRVRAVPIVRERGTEGSAPTVIGVLTRHTNLGEARTPSRQQITFNDCADDLFGMVASADFPDLTAPTSPRRGAPRASDGLIRLDVDGITTFASPNALSAFNRLGFDDELEGEALIEVATAILPASRQFDESLPIVMAGRAPWRADLEARGVTVSLRTIPLRENGNRIGAIVLCRDVSEIRHQEQELITKDATIREIHHRVKNNLQTVASLLRIQARRTHSDEARDALTQAMRRVSAIAVVHDTLSEGLTQSVDFDDVFDRVLKLVAEVAAAPNTRARTLKTGAFGTLPSEYATPLALALTELVTNAVEHGLADKEGEVEIVAERDEERLEVRVRDTGVGLPEGQVGRGLGTQIVRTLIQGELSGTIDWHTLVGSGTEVTIEIPMRYIERSRG, from the coding sequence GTGTCCACCCTCAGCGACCTCGTCTATGCCCAGGGCCGATCCCACGCAGCGGACGTCGAATGGCTCCACCGCCTCGCCGGCGACGGGCAGCTGCTGGCGGACCTCGCGTTCGCCGACATCGTCATCTGGGTGCCGACCGCAGACGATTCCTTCATCGCTGTCGCGCACGCCCGGCCCGGCGGCGCCGCCACGCTGTTCTATCGCGACATCGTGGGCGACCTCGTCCGGCCGCAGTGGCGCACGCAGGTGAAGGACGCCTTCACCCAGGCTCGTGTCGTGGACTCGGCGTCGCCCGACTGGTTCGAGGAGACGCCGACCCGAGTGCGTGCCGTGCCGATCGTGCGCGAGCGCGGCACGGAAGGATCGGCGCCGACGGTGATCGGCGTGCTCACCCGACACACCAACCTCGGCGAAGCACGGACGCCCTCACGGCAGCAGATCACCTTCAACGACTGCGCCGACGACCTGTTCGGCATGGTCGCCTCGGCCGACTTCCCCGACCTCACGGCGCCGACCTCGCCACGCCGGGGCGCGCCGCGTGCGTCGGACGGTCTCATCCGTCTCGACGTCGACGGCATCACGACGTTCGCCAGCCCCAACGCGCTCTCCGCCTTCAACCGGCTCGGGTTCGATGACGAGCTCGAGGGGGAGGCTCTCATCGAGGTGGCCACGGCGATCCTGCCGGCATCCCGCCAATTCGATGAGTCCCTGCCGATCGTGATGGCCGGCCGCGCGCCCTGGCGTGCGGACCTCGAGGCCCGAGGGGTGACCGTGTCGTTGCGCACGATCCCGCTGCGCGAGAACGGGAACCGGATCGGCGCGATCGTGCTCTGCCGTGACGTGAGCGAGATCCGTCACCAGGAGCAGGAGCTCATCACGAAGGACGCGACGATCCGCGAGATCCACCACCGCGTCAAGAACAACCTCCAGACCGTCGCCTCGCTCCTGCGGATCCAGGCGCGCCGCACGCACTCCGACGAGGCGCGGGACGCGCTCACGCAGGCGATGCGACGGGTGTCCGCCATCGCCGTCGTTCACGACACGCTGTCGGAGGGCCTCACACAGAGCGTGGACTTCGACGACGTCTTCGACCGGGTTCTCAAGCTGGTGGCCGAGGTGGCCGCCGCGCCCAACACGCGCGCGCGAACGCTGAAGACCGGAGCGTTCGGCACCCTGCCCAGCGAGTACGCCACCCCGCTCGCACTGGCGCTGACCGAGCTCGTCACCAATGCGGTCGAGCACGGCCTCGCCGACAAGGAGGGCGAGGTGGAGATCGTCGCCGAGCGCGATGAGGAGCGCCTCGAGGTGCGCGTGCGCGACACCGGCGTCGGTCTGCCCGAGGGCCAGGTCGGCCGAGGGCTCGGGACGCAGATCGTCCGGACGCTCATCCAGGGGGAGCTCAGCGGGACGATCGACTGGCACACGCTCGTCGGGAGCGGAACCGAAGTGACCATCGAGATCCCGATGCGCTACATCGAACGCAGCCGGGGCTGA